DNA sequence from the Acidobacteriota bacterium genome:
TCATTCGCGGCGCCGCTGTATTCCCATCTGGTGACGACTCAGCAGCGCTCATGACGCATCATTCAGATCACATCGCTCACTGCGTCCCTCTACTCAGTGCGTCACGTTGCTCAGTGCGTCCCGTTGCTCATGGCTGCTTATTTCGAAACGCTTCGCGCTTGGCGGCAGCCTCAAGAATGGCGTCGTTTACCACGGCGGACTGGTCGATGGCGCTGATCTCCGGGGCGAACAGCGCGGCATTCGTGTCCGCGATCAACTCATACATCCGGCCATCCGCCGAGCGGCTCAAATATTTCTCGTCGATCAAATTGCGACGCAGTGCGGCGTGATCCACCTGCATCGTATTTCCCACCGCACCACTCCATGCTGTAAGCGCCGTCTTCAAGTCCATCTCGGAGTACACCCGACCCGGCTCCAGCGTCAGAGCGATGGACTTCAAGACTATCGAGCGGTCGCGCGGTTTGCGCGGCAGATCGCTCGACCGGCCCGTAGTGCAGAGTTGCGCGAGGCGCTTGCGAAATTCATCAGCGGTGATACTCTCGTCCGGCATTGCTGAGAACTCCTCGGTAAATTGGTACAAGAAGCTACAATCGCACGGGAATTCCGCGCGACTTTAGATGATTTTTGAGGTCGCTGACGCGAACCTTGCCATAGTGGAAGATCGACGCGGCTAACGCAGCGTCGGCCTCACCGCGCGATAGCACGTCGGCAAAATGCTCCGCCGATCCCGCTCCGCCCGAGGCGATCACCGGAATCCTAACGGCGCGGGAAACGGCGCTCGTTAATTCGCAGTCAAAACCCGCTTCTGTGCCATCGCAATCCATGGAAGTCAGTAGAATCTCTCCAGCGCCCAACTGTTCGCCTTGAGCGGCCCACTCGATCGCCGACAACTCCACGGGCCTGCGACCTCCGTAGGTGAATACGCGCCAACCACTGGTGCTCGATTGCAGCTCCACGGGCCGCTCACACTCGCGGCGAGCGTCAATGGCTAATATCACCGCTTGCGCACCGAACTCCTCGGACAACTCGGTGATCAGCGCGGGCCGCTCCACGGCGGCAGTATTTACCGACACTTTATCCGCGCCCGAAGTGAGAATGGCACGCGCGTCCGCTACCGACCGAATCCCGCCACCCACGGAGAGCGGAATAAAAACCTTCTGCGCGGTGCGGGCAACGGTCTCGGCAATCAACTTGCGACGCTCATGCGAGGCGGTGATGTCGAGGAAGACAACTTCATCTACGCCTTCGAGATTATAGGCCGAGGCTAATTCAGCAGGATCACCCGCGTCGCGCAGCTCAAGAAAATTGATGCCCTTCACGACGCGGCCATCCTTCACGTCCAGACACGCAATCACTCGTTTAGCCAGCATGTAAACCTCGTGCGCTGACCGCCCCGGATAACTGCGCACACAGCGCCGCGAAATTGCTCACCACTTGCAACCCCAGGTTGCCGGACTTTTCCGGATGAAACTGTGTGCCAAATACGTTGCCTATTTCGAGCGCGGCAATGAACTCCCCGCCATAGTCGGCCACCGCCGCAGCCAATGGCCTTCCATCGGCGGCAGGAGAGGCAGCAAGTTCGCGCGGCAGGAAGTAGGAGTGCGCGAAATAGACGAAGGGCCGAGAAGCCATCCCCGCGAAAAGTCTGCTGTGCGGCGCGAGATCTAATTGATTCCAGCCCATGTGCGGAACTTTGAACCCCGCAGGCATGTCCTCGGGAAAACGGCGAACCGAGCCGGGAAAGATCCCGAGGCCCGCGTACTCCGGGGCTTCGTCGCTGCCCTCGAACAACGCATGCATGCCCAGGCAGATTCCCAGATACGGAATCCCCGCGCGTATGCGGTCGCGCAGCACACCGATGACCGCCATCTGATCAAGTGAGCGCATCATCTGCCCAAAGTGGCCCACCCCGGGCAACAGAATCGCCGACGCTGCGGCCACATCCTGGGCAGAATAGGTAACGCGGTGGGGAACGCTCAGAAACTTCAGCGTGTTCTCTACCGAGCGCAAGTTGCCCGCGCCGTAATCAATCACCGTAATCATGCGTGTTCCCTGCCCTGCGATTTATTTCTACAGCAGACACTAGAGCAAACCCTTGGTACTGGGCATCTCGGACTTTAGGCGCGCGTCCATGGACGCCGCCATCTTCAGCGCGCGCGCGAAGGTCTTGAAGATTGCCTCCACCGCGTGATGCGTGGAACGCGCACCGAGCAACTTCAGATGCACATTGGCTCGCGCCTGATTGGCAAAACCACCGAAAAAATCTTCTACCAGTTCGGTTTGTAAATCGCCGACGATGCGCTGGCGAAACTTCGCGTTAAAACCCAGGTACGGTCGACCGGAGAGGTCCACGGCAGCCACAGCCAGAGCCTCGTCCAGCGGCATGATGAAGTAACCGGCGCGATTGATGCCGCGCTTGTCACCCAGGGCCTCGCGCACGCACTCTCCCAGCACAATTCCGACATCTTCCACGGTGTGGTGTTGGTCAATGTCCAGATCACCAGTGGCCTGCAAATCAAGATCGAAGCCGCCGTGGCGGGCAAACAGCTCCAACATGTGGTCAAAGAACCGGATGCCGGTGGAGATTTGGTAGCGTCCCTTTCCTTCAATAGTCAAATGAGCGCGGATCTGAGTTTCGGTGGTATTGCGCTCGATCATCGCGTCGCGCAGCTTACCGCTTCGCTGCTTAATGACGCGCGAACCGATGGCGGCGGATTTAGTTTTGACTGGTTTCTTTACAAGACTCATGGCAGGACACGCTCCAGTTCATTGATGTCGGAAATTACGGCGCGCGCGCCCTGATCGCGGAACCATTGTCCCAGTTCTTCGCTTAGTCCGTTGCCGGATTTCACGACACCGATGAACGGAACCTCGGCGGCCTGCGCGGCGCGGAAGTCATCCATCACGTCGCCGATATAGAAAACCTCGGCGGGCGAGACTTCCTTCATGATCTTGAAGATGCCCTCCGGGTCAGGCTTCTCGCGCGACACTTCCTCCATGCCGATCAATGGCTCAAAGCGCATGGTGGGGGCAAACTTGGAGAGTGTAAACTTCGCCTCCCAGCTCTCGCGCCCCGTGAACAGGGCAAAGCGAAATTTTTCCGCGAGACGCTCCAGCAGTCCCACCCTTGGCAGCCAGCGCTCGCGCGAGATCATGCCCGAGCAGTTTTCACCAAGGTAAAACTTTTGAAAGATGGCAATCACTTCGTCGCGTTCCATGCTGCTGCCGTGCTCACGCGCGATTTCCATAGTCAGGTCCCAGTCGTTGTTGGAGTTGCCGCGATTCTTGTATCGTTGAATGTCAGCCTGCGTAATCTCCGCGCCGCAGATTTCTTTCACAGAAGTGATAATCGATGCGCGGTAGGAATTGGTCACGTCCACCAACACGCCATCCATGTCGAATATCAGCAAACGTCCGCTACTCATCGCGAGCCGCCTTGAGCGGAAAGTTGCCGGACTGCCCGGCGCAACGCGCGAATCAACGTGCGCGTCTGCATGAGCGTGCCCACAGTGAAGCGCACGTTGCCAGAGATTTCGTAGTCGCGGTCGCGGACCAGGATGCCACGTTCAGCCAGCAGGTCGCGAATAGCGCGATGCTGCTCGCCAAAATCGATCAGCACGAAATTCGCGTCGCTTGATCCATAACTCAGGCCCAGCCGCTTCAGCTCATCGCAGAGCAGCTTGCGCGAGGCGAACATCTCGGCCACATATTTTTTGACATAGCCGGGATCTTTGATCGCTTCGAGCGCCGCGATCACCGCCACGGCATTTACGCTGTAAGGCGACTGTCCCTTGCGGATCGCGGAGATATTCTCCGCTTGCGAGAACAGGCAGCCGATTCGCAGCGCGGCAAGCCCGAAGGCTTTCGAGAAAGTCCGCGAGACGAACAGGTTCGGAAACTTGCCGAGCCAGCCGATGGCGGTCTGTCCGAAAAACTCGAAGTAAGCTTCATCCACCAACACGGCGGCCTGCGGCGCGGCGCGCAGGATCGCGCGCAGTTGCTCGGAAGATGCCGAGGTGCCAGTGGGATTATTGGGATTGGCGATGAGTACAGCGCACGTACGCCGCCCGACGGGAGTCTCGAGATGCTTCACGATGGCGTGTGCCGGGAAGCTCAGGTCGGGACGAAAGTCGATCTCGTCCACAATGCCACCCATGACCTGTGCGTAAAAGCGGTACATCGCATAGCTGGGGCGCAGAATCAGCACTCGGTCGCCGGGATCAACGTAAGTATTGATTATGAGCTGAATCGCCTCGTCGGTACCGTTGGTGAGCGCCAATTCTTCCCGCTTCACATGGAAGAAGAGCGCCAGCGCGGGAACCGCATCATCATATTCCGGATAGGCAGCCAAGTCGGCAGGCCGAAGCTTCGCTAGACGCTTCACCACATGAGGTGAACAACCCACGGTGTTCTCGTTGAAGTCGAGACGCATCTTGCCGCTGCGCCCGCTGGACGGCGGGTGATAGGGCGTCATGCGGGCAATGGCGCGGCGGGGCTTCAACAATGAGGTGGCACTTTTCTTCACTGGCATGATGGCAACTATTTCTTCCTTGTTATAGAACTTGTCTTCATACGGATTTCCACGGAGCGTGCATGCGCCTCCAACCCTTCAGAGCGGGCAATGGTGGTGATAGTCGGAGTGATGCGCGCCAGCCCGGCGCGATCCAGTTGCTGCACAGTGACAACCTTCAGGTAGTCGAGCACAGAGAGTCCGCCGCGCAAACGCGCCATGCCGCTGGTGGGCAGCACGTGATTCGGTCCCGAAGCATAGTCGCCCGCGGCCTCCGGACTGTATGGCCCCACGAAGATGCTCCCGGCGTTCTGTATCGCGCGTAGCGGAAATCCAACGGGCACGCAGAGATGCTCGGGTGCAAAGCGATTGGCCAGCCTAATGGCTTCGTCGCGGTTCTTGATAACGATGATCGCTCCGTTGTTGCGGAGTGACTCAGTCGCGGGAGTTCCTTTCGGCAATGTCGCGAGTTGCGCTGCAAGCGCGCGAGCGATGCGCTCTGCGAGACGACGCGAATCCACCAGCACAATTGCTGCCGCATCCACATCGTGCTCGGCCTGCGCCAGCATGTCGGCTGCGATGAATTCAGAATTCGCCTCACGGCCCTCTGCGATGATCAATACCTCAGTGGGTCCGGCGACAAAGTCAATCGACACGTCGCGCGAGACGAGCCGCTTGGCGGCAGCCACGTAGGCGTTTCCGGGACCAACAATCTTGGCGACTCGGGCGATGGTCTTCGTTCCATACGCCAGAGCCGCGATGGCTTGCGCCCCGCCCACGGTATAGAGTTCGGTGATGCCGAGCTCATGGGCAACGGCGAGAATCTCCGGCACCAGCTTCGGCGTGCAGACTACAATGCGTGGCACGCCGGCCACTTGCGCCGGGATGGCCGTCATCAGCAGAGTGGACGGCAGTGGGTAGCGGCCTGCGGGAATGTAGCAGCCGACGCTGTCGAGCGGGCGGATGAGCTGTCCGGCGCGAATGCCCGGAGCGAGTTGCTTGCGCCACTCGCGCGGCATCTGCAGGCGGGCGAACGTTCGGATGTTGCGCGCCGCTTGCGTTACAGCGCGGCGGAAAGCGGGCGAGACCTCGCGCGCGGCGGCAGCGATGTCATCGGCGGATACGGCAAAGCCAGCAGCGGTCTTGCCCGCATAGCGATCCCACTGACGCGCGTAGCGCACCAACGCGGCGTCGCCAGCGCGATGGACGGCCTCGATCACCGGCTGCACCGTGCGCTCGGCATCCTCGAGGCGCACGGCGCGCCGCGCGAAGACGCGGTTGACGGCGCGGGTGTCGCTGCTATCGATGATGCGGATCAGGGGTTGGGGCATAAACTTATATCATGCGCTACAAACAGCTCGACCGAAAATCCCGCGCCAAGAAAATCGCTTGACGCGGCTACCAGTGCACAAATCTCACG
Encoded proteins:
- a CDS encoding DUF2087 domain-containing protein produces the protein MPDESITADEFRKRLAQLCTTGRSSDLPRKPRDRSIVLKSIALTLEPGRVYSEMDLKTALTAWSGAVGNTMQVDHAALRRNLIDEKYLSRSADGRMYELIADTNAALFAPEISAIDQSAVVNDAILEAAAKREAFRNKQP
- the hisF gene encoding imidazole glycerol phosphate synthase subunit HisF yields the protein MLAKRVIACLDVKDGRVVKGINFLELRDAGDPAELASAYNLEGVDEVVFLDITASHERRKLIAETVARTAQKVFIPLSVGGGIRSVADARAILTSGADKVSVNTAAVERPALITELSEEFGAQAVILAIDARRECERPVELQSSTSGWRVFTYGGRRPVELSAIEWAAQGEQLGAGEILLTSMDCDGTEAGFDCELTSAVSRAVRIPVIASGGAGSAEHFADVLSRGEADAALAASIFHYGKVRVSDLKNHLKSRGIPVRL
- the hisH gene encoding imidazole glycerol phosphate synthase subunit HisH, whose product is MITVIDYGAGNLRSVENTLKFLSVPHRVTYSAQDVAAASAILLPGVGHFGQMMRSLDQMAVIGVLRDRIRAGIPYLGICLGMHALFEGSDEAPEYAGLGIFPGSVRRFPEDMPAGFKVPHMGWNQLDLAPHSRLFAGMASRPFVYFAHSYFLPRELAASPAADGRPLAAAVADYGGEFIAALEIGNVFGTQFHPEKSGNLGLQVVSNFAALCAQLSGAVSARGLHAG
- the hisB gene encoding imidazoleglycerol-phosphate dehydratase HisB, whose protein sequence is MSLVKKPVKTKSAAIGSRVIKQRSGKLRDAMIERNTTETQIRAHLTIEGKGRYQISTGIRFFDHMLELFARHGGFDLDLQATGDLDIDQHHTVEDVGIVLGECVREALGDKRGINRAGYFIMPLDEALAVAAVDLSGRPYLGFNAKFRQRIVGDLQTELVEDFFGGFANQARANVHLKLLGARSTHHAVEAIFKTFARALKMAASMDARLKSEMPSTKGLL
- a CDS encoding HAD family hydrolase, which translates into the protein MSSGRLLIFDMDGVLVDVTNSYRASIITSVKEICGAEITQADIQRYKNRGNSNNDWDLTMEIAREHGSSMERDEVIAIFQKFYLGENCSGMISRERWLPRVGLLERLAEKFRFALFTGRESWEAKFTLSKFAPTMRFEPLIGMEEVSREKPDPEGIFKIMKEVSPAEVFYIGDVMDDFRAAQAAEVPFIGVVKSGNGLSEELGQWFRDQGARAVISDINELERVLP
- the hisC gene encoding histidinol-phosphate transaminase → MPVKKSATSLLKPRRAIARMTPYHPPSSGRSGKMRLDFNENTVGCSPHVVKRLAKLRPADLAAYPEYDDAVPALALFFHVKREELALTNGTDEAIQLIINTYVDPGDRVLILRPSYAMYRFYAQVMGGIVDEIDFRPDLSFPAHAIVKHLETPVGRRTCAVLIANPNNPTGTSASSEQLRAILRAAPQAAVLVDEAYFEFFGQTAIGWLGKFPNLFVSRTFSKAFGLAALRIGCLFSQAENISAIRKGQSPYSVNAVAVIAALEAIKDPGYVKKYVAEMFASRKLLCDELKRLGLSYGSSDANFVLIDFGEQHRAIRDLLAERGILVRDRDYEISGNVRFTVGTLMQTRTLIRALRRAVRQLSAQGGSR
- the hisD gene encoding histidinol dehydrogenase, yielding MIRIIDSSDTRAVNRVFARRAVRLEDAERTVQPVIEAVHRAGDAALVRYARQWDRYAGKTAAGFAVSADDIAAAAREVSPAFRRAVTQAARNIRTFARLQMPREWRKQLAPGIRAGQLIRPLDSVGCYIPAGRYPLPSTLLMTAIPAQVAGVPRIVVCTPKLVPEILAVAHELGITELYTVGGAQAIAALAYGTKTIARVAKIVGPGNAYVAAAKRLVSRDVSIDFVAGPTEVLIIAEGREANSEFIAADMLAQAEHDVDAAAIVLVDSRRLAERIARALAAQLATLPKGTPATESLRNNGAIIVIKNRDEAIRLANRFAPEHLCVPVGFPLRAIQNAGSIFVGPYSPEAAGDYASGPNHVLPTSGMARLRGGLSVLDYLKVVTVQQLDRAGLARITPTITTIARSEGLEAHARSVEIRMKTSSITRKK